The genomic interval GCAGATAGCACATTTAAGTAGTCCCATCGATGGGAATCTTTCTCTGCTATTTTGATAGGCCTTAAACCTTTCAGACCGGAGTTGGAGGGTTTTTTGGGCCTGAAATTCAGAAATAAGTGGCTCATGGAGACCCTTTGCAATAACTTTGCCGCCTTCTTTCATTTCGAGGATGTAGCCGGCGTAAAACATTGCGCGGTCAAGGATCATGGCAATAGTATTGTCCGGGACTCCCATCTTTTTTGCTATTGAGAGAACGGTATCCCCGGTCAGATACAGCTTGAAAATTTCCTGAACCTCACTTGCGCTGAAGATGGTATATTTGTGTCCCCTCTTGCCTGTTCTTTCGATTCTGGTAGGGTTGGGAACGAGCATTCCGTCCTCTCTCCAGAGGTATCCAGATGGTTCGATAGGTCCCCAGAAGTATCCCCGAAGCTTTTTTTCCCTAACGGCTCTTTTGACCCTCTCTTTAATCTTTTTTCTCTCCCATCCGGCCATCAGGGACTCAAGGGAGCTGAAAAACCAATCGGAGCTGTTGGAGAGGTCGGAGATTCTTCCCGAGATGGTGGCGAGTTTGATGTGATTTTCGATTAATATCTTCTGAAGCCGGCCAAGATCTACAAGGTTATCCGGCCTTGCAAGCCTGTCTAGGTCGGTGACGACTATGACATCGATCTTTTTAAGATTTGCCAGCTGGAGGAGTTCGCTGAAGGCGGGTCTTTCTTCGAAAAGGGCTCCGCTGTAACCTTCATCGACGAGATCCTTCACCACCTGCCATCCATTTCTTGTACAAAATTCCATGCACAATTTTAGCTGGGCGGGAAGGGAGTACTTTTCTGTTTGTTTTTCGGCACTAACTCTTCGGTATATGACTGCTCTCATAAACTGATTGCCCCGCTTTTGGTTTCCATTTGGCGAGGATATCGAGGACCGTTTTGACCTCGGGATGCTCCGGCAGGATGGGTGAAAGAATCGACTCGATATATTCAATCTGCTCGATCTTTCTCGCCTTGATCCTGTTGTAGACTTCGAAAAGGTCCAGGCTCATCTGGTCAAAACTTTCCTGTTTCATCAGGATGCTCCTTTCTATCAAAAATTCCTTTAAAAGTCAAAATAAATGTCAAAATATCATAATCCCATGATCTGGTAGCTACCCAACTTCACATTGGGGTATTACTGTGTGACAGGATTTGGGCTAAAAAGAAAATTATATGGCCTGGGTGGTCCTTAAAACCTATCGGGTAGGGCCTAGATTCGGGCTTAACAACTGGAGGTTCTTTGGATAATTAAACTTAAATAGGATGATGGCCTTTCGGATCGCAGTGGAGGCCAGAAGGAGAGAAAACTCTTAGCCACAGCGTTTGCGGCGGATGGGGTAGATTTTTCTCCCCTGAATCGTGTGCAGAAACGGCGAAGAGTCCAACACGCTTTGTTGATAATTCGCTTCGCAAATTGTCCAGTTTTTACAAAGGGTTC from Thermodesulfobacteriota bacterium carries:
- a CDS encoding recombinase family protein, coding for MRAVIYRRVSAEKQTEKYSLPAQLKLCMEFCTRNGWQVVKDLVDEGYSGALFEERPAFSELLQLANLKKIDVIVVTDLDRLARPDNLVDLGRLQKILIENHIKLATISGRISDLSNSSDWFFSSLESLMAGWERKKIKERVKRAVREKKLRGYFWGPIEPSGYLWREDGMLVPNPTRIERTGKRGHKYTIFSASEVQEIFKLYLTGDTVLSIAKKMGVPDNTIAMILDRAMFYAGYILEMKEGGKVIAKGLHEPLISEFQAQKTLQLRSERFKAYQNSRERFPSMGLLKCAICGSPIVLQTTVKRRKTVRRYLKYLCGNRKFAKLRKVNPCPLPTFDVADVENKIMEMAEKIITTPENIFKMLSNSNLFLRHCHDRLLHIESELAILNQRKERLMELYEFLHTKEEIRTHKLKIEKLEKQIQSKKKEAETIQKDIRMQEAIPQKHTDILKLLEVFQEIITEANESERRKILRSLFEVILLHPNKEISYKLHIPSISQEISEKANEWKVRHFRTTVSFFSMNCPNLRRTSSR